One part of the Parambassis ranga chromosome 8, fParRan2.1, whole genome shotgun sequence genome encodes these proteins:
- the LOC114439388 gene encoding uncharacterized protein LOC114439388 isoform X1, which translates to MHLKSVKYRSCGARTLTTTSHERATPTCCFCKKTGHALQKCRVFLEKAVSDRVKFIQGERLCFKCLKPGHRSKSCSKRNVCDKCHKQHPTCLHEDRVKEENPKCEQNTNEQGTNQGLNQVQVTGTTTATANRVIRHQGNTQTAAIVPIWLSSLAQPAQEVLVYALLDSQSDTTLILSEVAESLETNKEQVKLRLSTMTSKTMVVCSQKLSDIQVRGFYSSKRIALPPVYACEFIPANRTHIPTNETAKVWPHLEHLQEEIAPLQDCEVGLLIGYNCSQALLPREIISGKEDEPYVQRSDLGWSIVGPSSPYVDYGDAVGISHHIIVREVCQSQKRSTLR; encoded by the coding sequence ATGCACTTGAAATCTGTGAAGTACAGAAGCTGTGGAGCAAGGACGTTAACTACAACGTCACATGAACGGGCAACTCCAACATGCTGCTTCTGTAAGAAGACTGGCCATGCCTTACAGAAATGTAGAGTATTTTTGGAGAAAGCTGTGTCAGACAGAGTCAAGTTCATTCAAGGTGAAAGGTTGTGCTTCAAATGTCTCAAGCCTGGTCACCGCTCAAAGAGTTGCAGTAAAAGGAATGTATGTGACAAATGCCACAAGCAACACCCTACCTGCCTACACGAGGATCGCGTTAAGGAAGAAAACCCAAAGTGTgaacaaaacacaaatgaacAAGGGACAAATCAAGGCTTAAATCAAGTACAAGTTACAGGAACAACAACTGCTACAGCTAATAGAGTGATACGCCATCAAGGTAACACCCAAACGGCTGCCATCGTTCCAATATGGCTTTCTTCCTTGGCACAACCTGCCCAAGAAGTCCTTGTATATGCTCTATTGGACTCACAGAGTGATACTACCTTAATTCTAAGTGAAGTGGCAGAATCTCTTGAGACAAACAAAGAACAAGTCAAACTCAGACTTTCTACCATGACCTCTAAGACAATGGTGGTGTGTTCTCAGAAACTAAGTGATATACAAGTGCGTGGATTTTACTCTAGCAAGAGAATCGCCCTGCCACCTGTATATGCATGTGAGTTCATTCCAGCTAATAGAACACACATACCCACAAATGAAACAGCGAAGGTTTGGCCTCATCTAGAGCACCTTCAGGAAGAGATTGCACCATTGCAAGATTGTGAGGTTGGTTTGCTAATTGGATACAACTGCTCCCAAGCTCTCCTTCCCAGAGAAATCATATCAGGCAAGGAAGATGAGCCATACGTACAGCGCTCAGACCTTGGTTGGAGCATTGTTGGTCCAAGTAGCCCTTATGTTGATTATGGAGATGCTGTTGGTATCAGCCACCACATTATAGTGAGAGAAGTGTGTCAATCTCAAAAGAGAAGTACACTACGTTAA
- the nacc1a gene encoding nucleus accumbens associated 1, BEN and BTB (POZ) domain containing a — protein sequence MAQTLQMAIPNFGNNVLECLNEQRLQGLYCDVSVVVKGHAFKAHRAVLAASSSYFRDLFSSSSNGGGSGGEASPTVVELPPAVQPQSFQQILSFCYTGRLSMTVGDQFLLMYTAGFLQIQQIMEKGTEFFLKVSSPSCDSQGLHAEEAPPSEPQSPVTQTSNIAARPASCLTPLPLVSRVKTEQLASHPEAAAPYSVVCTPVAKRLWEGGSSRDGGGGVGSGAGGGGARKAARYSQEAVRGSAIQSPGALGLPMGMGTTTTSLAGMVAGGGISGTNGSAGLGMSEGASPGTLSTYASDSPISYHDDEEEEEGTDESAEEQYRQICNMYTMYSMLNMGAAAAGERVEALPDHTETRGRMRGRDLTCLPTELVAQIGNRCHPKLYEEGDPAEKLELVSGTSVYISRAQLMNCHVSAGTRHKVLLRRLLAAFFDRNTLANSCGTGIRSSTNDPSRKPLDNRVLHAVKFYCQNFATSFKESEMNAIAADMCTNARRVVRKSWIPKLKLLMAESDAYSAFLPDGVKTEDDVGADHAFDPASLEAAGGAGMESGGSSGETLGGVAGDGGALF from the exons ATGGCCCAGACCCTCCAGATGGCGATCCCAAACTTTGGTAACAACGTTTTAGAGTGTCTGAATGAGCAGCGGCTGCAGGGCCTCTACTGCGACGTGTCAGTGGTGGTGAAGGGACACGCCTTTAAG GCTCATCGAGCTGTCCTGGCTGCCAGCAGTTCTTATTTCCGGGAccttttcagcagcagcagcaatggtGGAGGCAGCGGTGGTGAAGCAAGCCCGACTGTGGTGGAGCTTCCACCGGCTGTGCAGCCTCAGAGCTTCCAGCAGATTCTGTCTTTCTGTTACACCGGCCGTCTCAGCATGACTGTGGGTGACCAGTTTCTCCTCATGTACACGGCTGGCTTCCTGCAGATCCAACAGATCATGGAAAAAGGCACCGAATTCTTTCTTAAG GTATCTTCCCCTAGTTGTGACTCGCAGGGCCTTCATGCAGAAGAGGCTCCACCTTCAGAGCCGCAGAGCCCTGTAACACAGACCAGTAACATCGCCGCCCGGCCGGCTTCCTGCCTCACGCCGCTACCACTGGTGTCGCGAGTGAAGACAGAGCAGCTGGCGAGCcatccagaagcagcagctccttACTCTGTCGTCTGCACTCCTGTAGCCAAGCGACTGTGGGAGGGTGGCAGCAGCCGGGATGGAGGCGGCGGTGTAGGTTCAGGGGCAGGCGGAGGAGGGGCCAGGAAGGCAGCCCGCTACTCACAGGAGGCAGTGCGGGGCAGTGCTATCCAGAGCCCCGGAGCCCTTGGACTCCCCATGGGAATGGGCACCACCACAACCAGCCTGGCGGGCATGGTGGCCGGTGGTGGGATCAGCGGCACCAACGGGAGCGCAGGGCTTGGCATGTCAGAGGGCGCCAGCCCCGGCACCCTGAGCACCTACGCTAGCGACTCGCCCATCAGCTACCATgacgatgaagaagaagaagaggggacgGATGAAAGTGCCGAGGAGCAGTACAGGCAAATCTGCAACATGTACACCATGTACAGCATGCTCAACATGGGAGCTGCAG ctGCCGGTGAGCGCGTTGAGGCTCTGCCGGACCACACAGAAACACGCGGTCGGATGCGAGGCCGTGACCTCACATGTCTTCCCACGGAGCTCGTTGCTCAGATCGGTAACCGCTGTCATCCCAAACTGTACGAGGAAGGAGACCCAGCTGAGAAGCTGGAGCTAGTctcag GTACTTCTGTGTATATATCGCGGGCCCAGCTGATGAACTGTCATGTGAGCGCGGGGACCAGACACAAGGTGCTGCTGAGGCGGCTGCTGGCCGCCTTCTTTGACAG GAACACTCTGGCTAACAGCTGTGGGACCGGCATCCGCTCGTCCACCAACGACCCGAGCCGCAAGCCGCTGGACAACAGAGTGCTGCACGCAGTCAAAT TTTATTGCCAGAACTTCGCCACCAGCTTCAAAGAAAGTGAGATGAATGCCATCGCTGCCGACATGTGCACCAACGCCCGGCGTGTAGTCCGGAAGAGCTGGATCCCCaagttgaagctgctgatgGCCGAGAGCGACGCTTACTCCGCCTTCCTCCCCGACGGAGTCAAGACGGAAGACGACGTGGGCGCGGATCATGCCTTTGACCCCGCCTCGCTGGAGGCTGCCGGTGGTGCCGGCATGGAGTCGGGTGGCTCCTCAGGTGAAACGCTAGGAGGTGTGGCCGGGGACGGTGGAGCACTGTTTTAA
- the ier2a gene encoding immediate early response gene 2 protein codes for MSVCEVIAERRNSRRSPDCLSWTSSCVMEVSAEAKRIMVVALGKLYSSRSQRGGLRLHRSLLLTLVMKSARDMYHAAQATVESVASGHEQPQLPAAEANAESDGTSGLQGAVFLHSTQPGTSEEGVISSTELRRDAHTEEGPCQTGPALQTRKRRGKAAAEPDFLPCKKAKLELGSANQELAVSPVFTDFVMCSTELGAPPTSIPLPRAIAAC; via the coding sequence atgagtgtgtgtgaagtcatAGCGGAGAGACGGAACAGCCGCAGAAGTCCTGATTGTTTGTCTTGGACCAGTTCGTGCGTCATGGAGGTCAGTGCGGAGGCCAAGAGGATCATGGTCGTGGCTTTGGGAAAACTGTACAGCTCGCGGAGCCAGCGCGGAGGTCTGCGCCTCCACCGGAGCCTCCTGCTCACCCTGGTGATGAAATCCGCCCGGGATATGTACCACGCGGCCCAGGCCACCGTGGAAAGTGTTGCGTCAGGACATGAACAACCACAACTCCCCGCGGCGGAGGCCAACGCAGAGTCAGACGGCACTAGCGGGCTTCAGGGTGCAGTTTTTCTGCACAGTACGCAGCCCGGGACATCTGAGGAGGGGGTCATTTCCTCCACAGAGCTGCGCCGcgacgcacacacagaggagggtcCGTGTCAGACCGGCCCCGCGCTGCAGACGCGGAAACGTCGGGGTAAAGCCGCCGCGGAGCCGGACTTTCTGCCCTGCAAGAAGGCTAAACTGGAGCTGGGAAGCGCCAATCAGGAGCTCGCTGTGAGCCCTGTGTTCACAGACTTTGTGATGTGTAGTACTGAACTGGGAGCACCCCCAACCTCCATTCCCCTGCCGAGAGCCATTGCAGCGTGCTGA